From Chaetodon auriga isolate fChaAug3 chromosome 10, fChaAug3.hap1, whole genome shotgun sequence, a single genomic window includes:
- the ankrd52a gene encoding serine/threonine-protein phosphatase 6 regulatory ankyrin repeat subunit C: MGVLNIADQPPLVQAIFNRNAEEVQLLLHKKEDVNALDQERRTPLHAAACVGDVHIMDLLIESGATVNAKDHVWLTPLHRAAASRNERAVGLLLRRGAEANARDKFWQTPLHVAAANRATRCAEALLTQLSNLNMADRTGRTALHHAAQSGFQEMVKLLLNKGANLSAIDKKERQPIHCAAYLGHVEVVKLLVSRSADKSCKDKQGYTPLHAAAASGHIEIVKYLLRMGAEIDEPNGFGNTPLHVACYMGQEAVATELVNHGANVNQPNKCGYTPLHLAAVSTNGALCLELLVNNGADVNQQSKEGKSPLHMAAIHGRFTRSQILIQNGGEIDCVDKYGNTPLHVAAKYGHELLISTLMTNGADTARRGIHGMFPLHLAVLYGFSDCCRKLLSSGQLYSIVSSMSKEHVLSAGFDINTPDNFGRTCLHAAASGGNVECLNLLLSSGTDLNKRDIMGRTPLHYAAANGRYQCTVTLVSAGAEVNEPDQTGCTPLHYSAASQAFSRVDRHFSGNHQNDEDEAKESYFCLEHLLDNGADPSMVNSKGYSAVHYAAYHGNKQNLELLLEMSFNALGDIESSIPVSPLHLAADKGHWQALRVLTETAAYVDMQDAAGRSVLYLAAQKGYARCVEVLLAQGASCLLNDNRLMWTPIHVAAANGHSDCLRMMIDYGEEGDLANVADKFGQTPLMLAVLGGHTDCVHFLLEKGALPDAKDKRGSTALHRGAVLGHDDCVTALLEHKASALCRDAQGSTPLHYAASRGHTEILASLVQAAMATDPQDKLLDNKQYTPLHWAAYKGHEDCLEVLLEFKTFIHEEGNPFTPLHCALMNGHSGAAERLLESAGVHMINTRDAKGRTPLHAAAFAEDVAGLQLVLRHGAEINTVDKSGRSALMVAADKGHSGTVAILLHRAKADLTLLDENRNTALHLACSKAHEMCALLILGEIHSPTLINATNSALQMPLHLAARNGLATVVQALLSRGATVLAVDEEGHTPALACAPNKDVADCLALILSTMKPFPQRDPSSCSCSSPTVSPSPGLNLLKHCGITATCAPLPSNGLHNGYVKDRHGAPVGLDGCLSE; this comes from the exons GTGCCACTGTAAATGCTAAAGACCATGTATGGTTGACCCCGTTGCACAGAGCGGCTGCTTCCAGGAATGAA AGGGCAGTGGGTCTGCTGCTGAGGCGCGGAGCAGAGGCAAATGCACGAGACAAGTTCTGGCAGACACCGCTGCATGTGGCTGCTGCCAACCGAGCCACACGCTGCGCAGAGGCCCTGCTGACCCAGCTGAGCAACCTGAACATGGCAGATCGCACCGGCAGAACTGCCCTGCACCATGCAGCTCAGAGTGGGTTCCAGGAG atggtgaagctgctgctgaacaaaGGGGCCAACCTGAGTGCCATCGATAAGAAGGAGAGACAGCCCATCCATTGTGCTGCTTACTTGG GGCATGTGGAGGTTGTGAAGTTGCTGGTGTCCCGCAGTGCAGACAAGAGCTGCAAGGATAAGCAGGGCTACACGCctctccatgctgctgctgcaagtgGTCACATCGAAATTGTAAAGTACCTACTGAGGATGGGGGCAGAG aTTGATGAGCCCAACGGCTTCGGAAACACTCCGCTCCACGTGGCTTGCTACATGGGGCAGGAGGCAGTGGCTACCGAGCTGGTGAACCACGGAGCTAATGTTAACCAGCCCAACAAGTGCGGCTACACCCCTCTGCACCTGGCTGCCGTCTCCACCAACGGTGCCCTCTGTCTGGAGTTGCTGGTCAACAATGGGGCAGATGTCAACCAGCAG AGCAAAGAAGGGAAGAGCCCCCTGCACATGGCAGCCATTCACGGACGCTTCACACGCTCTCAGATCCTCATCCAAAACG GTGGGGAAATTGATTGTGTGGACAAGTATGGCAATACTCCTCTCCACGTTGCTGCTAAGTACGGCCATGAACTGCTGATCAGCACTCTGATGACCAACGGAGCAGACACGGCCAG ACGTGGGATTCATGGAATGTTCCCCTTGCACTTAGCTGTGCTGTACGGGTTTTCAGACTGTTGTCGCAAGTTACTCTCCTCAG GTCAGCTGTATAGTATAGTTTCATCCATGAGTAAGGAGCACGTACTATCGGCTGGGTTTGACATAAACACCCCTGACAACTTTGGGAGGACCTGTCTACACGCTGCTGCCTCTGGAGG AAATGTTGAATGTCTGAACTTGCTCTTAAGTAGCGGTACCGACTTGAATAAGAGGGACATAATGGGAAG GACACCGTTGCACTATGCGGCTGCTAATGGGAGGTACCAGTGCACTGTGACCCTGGTGAGCGCTGGCGCTGAGGTCAACGAGCCTGACCAGACAGGCTGTACTCCCCTGCACTACTCTGCCGCCTCCCAAGCCTTCAGCAG AGTTGATCGTCATTTTTCTGGGAACCATCAGAACGACGAGGATGAGGCGAAGGAGTCGTACTT CTGCTTGGAGCATCTTTTGGACAATGGTGCTGATCCATCGATGGTCAACTCAAAGGGTTACAGTGCTGTTCACTATGCAGCTTACCATGGCAACAAACAGAACCTGGAGTTG CTCCTGGAGATGTCGTTTAATGCACTAGGAGACATAGAGAGCAGTATTCCAGTCAGTCCACTGCACCTCGCT GCTGACAAGGGCCACTGGCAGGCGCTGCGTGTGCTGACGGAGACTGCAGCCTATGTGGACATGCAGGACGCTGCAGGCCGTTCTGTGCTCTACTTGGCTGCCCAGAAAGGCTACGCCCGCTGCGTGGAGGTACTGTTGGCTCAGGGGGCCTCCTGTCTCCTCAATGACAACCGCCTCATGTGGACTCCAATTCATGTTGCAG CTGCCAATGGTCATTCAGACTGCCTGCGCATGATGATTGATTATGGGGAGGAGGGGGATCTCGCCAACGTTGCAGACAAATTTGGCCA GACCCCTCTGATGCTCGCCGTTCTGGGAGGTCACACCGACTGtgtccacttcctgttggaGAAGGGTGCCTTGCCAGATGCCAAGGACAAGAGGGGCAGCACAGCTTTGCACAGAGGG GCGGTGTTGGGTCATGATGACTGTGTGACAGCCCTGCTGGAGCACAAAGCTTCTGCACTGTGTCGGGACGCCCAGGGTAGTACACCGCTGCACTACGCTGCATCCAGAGGCCACACGGAGATCCTGGCCAGTCTGGTGCAGGCCGCCATGGCTACAGACCCACAAGATAAACTGCTGGACAACAAACAATACACCCCATTACACTGGGCTGCTTACAAAG GGCATGAAGACTGTTTGGAGGTTTTACTTGAATTCAAAACATTTATCCATGAAGAGGGAAACCCTTTCACCCCCCTGCACTGTGCTCT GATGAATGGCCACAGCGGTgctgcagagaggctgctggaATCTGCTGGGGTCCACATGATCAACACCAGAGATGCCAAAGGAAG GACCCCACTGCATGCTGCTGCGTTTGCCGAGGATGTCGCGGGACTTCAGCTGGTGCTTCGCCACGGGGCAGAGATCAATACAGTGGACAAAAGTGGACGCTCTGCTCTGATGGTAGCTGCTGACAAGGGACACAGCGGCACCGTGG CCATCCTCCTTCACCGGGCCAAGGCCGACCTGACACTGCTGGATGAGAACAGGAACACTGCCCTGCACCTGGCCTGCAGCAAG GCTCATGAGATGTGTGCCCTGCTGATTCTGGGGGAGATCCACAGTCCCACACTCATAAACGCCACCAACAGTGCTCTGCAAAT GCCCCTCCATCTTGCAGCACGTAATGGCCTGGCTACGGTGGTGCAGGCACTGCTGAGTAGAGGAGCCACTGTGCTGGCTGTGGATGAGGAAG gcCACACCCCAGCCCTGGCCTGTGCTCCCAACAAGGACGTGGCTGACTGCCTGGCTCTGATCCTCTCTACCATGAAGCCTTTCCCCCAGCGGGAcccttcctcctgctcctgctcctctcccacCGTCTCCCCCTCCCCGGGTCTCAACTTGCTGAAGCACTGCGGCATCACCGCCACCTGCGCCCCCCTGCCCAGTAACGGCCTCCACAACGGCTACGTCAAAGACCGTCACGGCGCGCCAGTCGGCCTGGACGGGTGTCTGTCTGAGTGA
- the rnf41 gene encoding E3 ubiquitin-protein ligase NRDP1: MGYDVTRFQGEVDEDLLCPICSGVLEEPVQAPHCEHAFCNACITQWFAQQQICPVDRTVVTLAHLRPVPRIMRNMLSKLQISCDNAGFGCTATLRLDQLQSHLKDCEHNPKRPVNCEEGCGLEMPKDELPNHNCIKHLRSVVQQQQTKISELEKTVAEHKHQLGEQKRDIQLLKAYMRAIRSANPNLQNLEESIEYNEILEWVNSMQPARVTRWGGMISTPDAVLQAVIKRSLIDSGCPLSIVNDLIENAHERNWPQGLATLETRQMNRRYYENYVAKRIPGKQAVVVMACENQHMGEDMILEPGLVMIFAHGVEEIL, translated from the exons ATGGGGTACGACGTTACGAGGTTCCAAGGGGAGGTGGATGAAGACCTGCTGTGCCCTATATGTAGTGGAGTGCTTGAAGAACCAGTGCAG gctCCACACTGTGAGCATGCCTTCTGCAATGCATGTATAACACAGTGGTTTGCCCAGCAGCAGATCTGTCCAGTTGACCGCACAGTAGTGACCCTAGCTCACCTCCGGCCTGTGCCCCGCATCATGCGCAACATGCTGTCCAAGCTTCAGATCAGCTGTGACAATGCTGGATTTGGCTGTACAGCCACGCTGCGGCTAGaccagctgcagtcacaccttAAGGACTGTGAGCACAACCCCAAAAGGCCTGTCAACTGTGAGGAGGGATGTGG GCTTGAGATGCCCAAAGATGAGTTGCCCAACCATAATTGCATCAAACACTTGCGGAGCGTCGTCcagcaacagcagacaaagatTTCAGAGCTGGAGAAAACTGTGGCAGAACATAAACACCAGTTGGGAGAACAA AAACGGGACATTCAGCTGCTAAAAGCCTACATGAGGGCAATCCGCAGCGCTAACCCGAACCTGCAAAACCTTGAGGAGAGCATCGAGTACAATGAGATCTTGGA GTGGGTGAACTCCATGCAGCCTGCCAGAGTGACACGCTGGGGTGGCATGATCTCCACTCCTGACGCCGTGCTCCAGGCCGTCATCAAGCGCTCCCTCATCGACAGCGGCTGTCCCCTGTCGATTGTAAACGACCTGATCGAGAATGCCCACGAGCGTAACTGGCCGCAGGGACTGGCCACGCTTGAGACACGGCAGATGAACAGGCGCTACTATGAGAACTATGTTGCCAAGCGTATCCCTGGCAAGCAGGCGGTGGTGGTGATGGCCTGCGAGAATCAGCATATGGGGGAGGATATGATCCTGGAGCCCGGCCTGGTCATGATCTTTGCGCACGGAGTGGAGGAGATCTTATAA